Genomic window (Bacillus pumilus):
AATTGCACTAGCTTCAATTCCACCTATTATGATTATGTGGATTTTCTTCGGTCTTTACATGACAAGCAGTTTATCTCCAGCAGGACATACCTTCATGATCGCATTCTTTGCCATTAACGTGATTTTGGCACACATTGCAGCGTTCCTCATTTATGGACTTCCATTCATTCGCAAAAGATTTAGCAGCACCAGATAAATTACGCTCCCCCTAATGGAAGCGTTATCAACGCTATGATAAAAACCACTCACCTTAAAGATGAGTGGTTTCAGACCGTAGACAAACCCCACCTTTACTTCAAGTAAAAGTGGGGTTTTCACATTTTTTTGATAAAAACATCATGTGTTTTACGCTGGACATGGTCCTTTCCATGTCCAGTTTGCTAGCTTTTTGAGATTCATGGCAGCGAAAGTAAGCATCGCCTGCATTGAAACTTTTTTGAGTCCACGAAGTTTCGTCCAACGCATACCATGCTTTTCTTTTGCATCCGCAAAAACGCGTTCTATTGTTTCTTTCCGTTTTGCATAAATGTCTTTATTCATTTGTGTCAGTCTCAGATGGTCTGCTTCATCTAGATAGTCCTGCCAAATATGCCGATGAATTTGTTTGGTGTGATTTTGACTTTGTGTACATTTATCTAAATATGAGCAGGACTTACATATCTCTGAATCAGACGCATATTGCTTATAGCCTTCTCTAGTCGTTGTACGATAAGAGAGAATTTGCCCGTTGGGGCAAATGTAACAATCAAAATATGCATCATATACGTATTCACTCTTTTTCAAATAACCAGCTTTTGTTCTTGGACGAGTGTAAGGCATGACAGGTCTTATCTCTTGATCCATTAAAAACTTAGCGAGATAAGGTGTTTTATATCCCGCATCTACTGCGACTACATTTGGTTTTCCGACTTTCTCTGATACCTCTGATACGAGTGAATCCAACATACGACTATCATGAACATTTCCGCCTGTGACCAACGAGCCTAAAATAAATCCTTTTGAATCACAAGCTGTATGAAATGAATAAGCAAATGACTTTTCACGTTCATCCTTTACATAGTAGCCACTTTCTGGGTCAGTCGTGCTAACTTTAACTTCTTTTGTTTCTTCTTTATTCTGTAGGGGTAAGGGCTTTTTTCCATGTTCTTCACGATCAATATTGATCTCCTCATGGAGCTGATTTTGATAACTTCTCGTCTCTACTCGAACGACTTTCTTTTCAAGTTTCTTCTTATTGGCATTCGCCTTGACATGAGTGGAATCAATGAAGGCAATTGAAGGGTCAACAAACCCTTTTTTCATCGCTTCTCTTAAGATTCGATAAAAAATTTGTTCAAATAAATCTGTATCGTGGAAGCGTCTCACGTAGTTTTTACCGAAGGTAGAAAAGTGCGGGATTTTCTCCGAAAACCCATATCCAATAAACCAACGATAAGCCACGTTAGTTTCAATTTCTTTAATGGTTTGACGCATAGAGCGAATACCAAATAGATATTGGATTAAGACCATCTTAATGAGAACAACAGGATCAACACTTGGTCTACCATTGTCGGAACTATAATGATCTTTGACAAGATCATAAATGAAGTCAAAATCGATTGCTTGATCTATTTTCCGTACAAGATGATCTTGAGGCACTAATTCATCTAAAGCCACTACTTCTAATTGGTTTCGTCTTTCTTCTTCACGTTTGGATAACATGTTCATCCCCCACAGACTTGTGTTATTACCCTTATTATACAAAAAAGCTTGTAGACTTTGTCTACAAGCTGAAACCACTCACCTTAAAGATGAGTGGTTTTTTATTATTTCTCTGAATGCTCCGAGTGCTTTGGTGCAGATGGTGAATAACCATCTTTACTGTTCTCTCCGTGGCTGTAGTGAGCCGCAAAGATCCAAACAGATCCGATAACGAAGATAATCGCACAGAACAGACCAAACAATGTATTTCCGACTTGAACAGTTCCGTTCTCGCTTTCTGTCATGTGCATAAACATGAATAGCTGCAAGAACGCTTGAATAAATGCAAAACCAAAGATAATCCATAGTTTTGCGGAACTGCCAATTTCAGCTCCAATGGCAATCCAAAATGCTAAGACTGTTAGCACAATGGATAGGATGAAGCCAACTACGTGTTTCCAAGGGAAGTGTTCGTGCTCTGCTGAGGAATGTGTTTTTCCAGCCATATCACAAAAGCCCCCCTAATCCGATCAAGTAAACAGCTGTGAAGATGAAAATCCATACAACATCAAGGAAATGCCAGTATAGACTTGAGATAAAAATCTTCGCTGCTGTTTGTGGAGTTAATCCACGTTTTTTAATTTGGAACAAGACCCCGGTAATCCAGAAGATACCGATCGATACGTGTAATCCGTGAGTTCCTAAGAGTACAAAGAATGCAGACCAATACGCACTTGTATGAATGCTCGCACCCTCATGCACATAATGGAAGAACTCAAAAATCTCAAAGCCAACGAAGCCTGCGCCTAGAAGCAGTGTTAGAATCGTCCAAATGACAACCCCTTTTGTACTTCCACGGCGCATTTCATGAACGGCAATCCCACATGTGAATGAACTAACCAATAGCAGGAATGTCATGATCAATACAAGTTTCATATCAAACAGCTCAGCTGGTAAAACGCCACCAGCTGTTCTGCCATGAAGAACAAAGTAGGTCGCAAAAAGTGTTGAGAATAACACGATTTCCGCGCCAAGGAATATCCAGAAACCAAGGATGTTTAAACGTCCTGTTTCAGACTGATATTCAAGCGGTGCATTTGCATAGCTGCTATCATTATGTCCCATTACTTCTGCGCCTCCTTATTCTTTTTCTCTGTTTCAATCACTTCTTCAACAGGAATATAGTAGCCATCGTCGTATTCGAATGAACGTAAAATCATCGTTGCGAATACACCGATTAAGCCAATAACGCCAATCCAGTACCATTCAAATACAAGACCGAATGCACCAAGTCCGAAGAATGCAGACATGATAAGTGGTCTGCCTGAATTGTGCGGCATGTGAATTTTCTTGAATTCTTTTTCAGGATGAACGTCTACATTGTTTTGCTTCCAATGATGGAATGCATCTGGTGTTGTCACTTCTGGAAGTGCTGCAAAGTTATAATGCGGCGGAATTGCAGAAGATGTCGCCCAGTCAAGTGTACGTCCTTCTCCCCAGCTGTCTCCAGACACTTCACGTTTTGCATGTCTCCAGCTATAGTAAATGTTGTAGCAAAGGATGATGAATCCGACACCCATCATAAATGCACCAATTGTTGAGATAAAGTTTAGTGCAGTCCAGCCATCTTCTGGTCCATACGTATAAATACGTCTTGGCATTCCTTGCAGTCCTAAGAAGTACTGCGGGAAGAAACAGATGTTAAATCCGATCATAAATACCCAGAAGAACCATTTGCCGATTCTTTCGTTTAACTTGTAACCAAACATTTTTGGATACCAGAAAACAAGTCCAGCAAAACAAGCAAAGACAGTACCTGCGATTAATACATAGTGGAAGTGGGATACAAGGAAGTACGTGTTATGGTACTGATAATCCGCAGCTGCCATCGCAAGCATAACCCCAGTGACACCACCGATAACGAAGTTCGGGATGAAACCAAGTGCCCAAAGCATTGGTGAAGTAAAGCTGATACGGCCTCGATACATTGTAAAGAGCCAGTTAAAGATTTTTACACCTGTTGGTACAGAAATCGCCATTGTAGTAATCGAGAAGAATGAGTTAACCGCTGCACTATTCCCCATTGTAAAGAAGTGGTGAACCCACACAAGGAAACTAAGAACAGAGATTGCCACAATCGATACAACCATCGCTTTGTAACCAAACAGCTGTTTTCTTGAGAACGTCGCAAAAATTTCTGAGAAAATACCGAAAGCCGGCAGGATTACGATATATACCTCAGGATGTCCCCAAATCCAGAAAAGGTTCGCCCAAAGCATTGGCATACCGCCTGCTTCGAGTGTAAAGAATGCAGAACCGAATAAACGATCAAATGTCATAAGTGCTAAAGCAACTGTTAATACAGGGAATGCGAATACGATGATGACAGACGTGATCAATGTTGTCC
Coding sequences:
- a CDS encoding spore morphogenesis/germination protein YwcE — protein: MDMFFAYLCIATATPLFLWLENRKIALASIPPIMIMWIFFGLYMTSSLSPAGHTFMIAFFAINVILAHIAAFLIYGLPFIRKRFSSTR
- a CDS encoding IS1182 family transposase; this encodes MLSKREEERRNQLEVVALDELVPQDHLVRKIDQAIDFDFIYDLVKDHYSSDNGRPSVDPVVLIKMVLIQYLFGIRSMRQTIKEIETNVAYRWFIGYGFSEKIPHFSTFGKNYVRRFHDTDLFEQIFYRILREAMKKGFVDPSIAFIDSTHVKANANKKKLEKKVVRVETRSYQNQLHEEINIDREEHGKKPLPLQNKEETKEVKVSTTDPESGYYVKDEREKSFAYSFHTACDSKGFILGSLVTGGNVHDSRMLDSLVSEVSEKVGKPNVVAVDAGYKTPYLAKFLMDQEIRPVMPYTRPRTKAGYLKKSEYVYDAYFDCYICPNGQILSYRTTTREGYKQYASDSEICKSCSYLDKCTQSQNHTKQIHRHIWQDYLDEADHLRLTQMNKDIYAKRKETIERVFADAKEKHGMRWTKLRGLKKVSMQAMLTFAAMNLKKLANWTWKGPCPA
- the qoxD gene encoding cytochrome aa3 quinol oxidase subunit IV, coding for MAGKTHSSAEHEHFPWKHVVGFILSIVLTVLAFWIAIGAEIGSSAKLWIIFGFAFIQAFLQLFMFMHMTESENGTVQVGNTLFGLFCAIIFVIGSVWIFAAHYSHGENSKDGYSPSAPKHSEHSEK
- the qoxC gene encoding cytochrome aa3 quinol oxidase subunit III, encoding MGHNDSSYANAPLEYQSETGRLNILGFWIFLGAEIVLFSTLFATYFVLHGRTAGGVLPAELFDMKLVLIMTFLLLVSSFTCGIAVHEMRRGSTKGVVIWTILTLLLGAGFVGFEIFEFFHYVHEGASIHTSAYWSAFFVLLGTHGLHVSIGIFWITGVLFQIKKRGLTPQTAAKIFISSLYWHFLDVVWIFIFTAVYLIGLGGLL
- the qoxB gene encoding cytochrome aa3 quinol oxidase subunit I, coding for MHLKWDEFFVTGDPLILGAQISIALTSIAIVFVLTYFKKWKWLWKEWLTSVDHKKLGIMYILAAVIMFFRGGVDGLMMRAQLALPNNTFLDSNHYNEIFTTHGTIMILFMAMPFLIGLINVVVPLQIGARDVAFPYLNNLSFWTFMVGAMLFNISFVIGGSPSAGWTSYMPLAGNDFSPGPGQNYYLLGLQIAGIGTLMTGINFMVTILKMRTKGMTLMRMPMFTWTTLITSVIIVFAFPVLTVALALMTFDRLFGSAFFTLEAGGMPMLWANLFWIWGHPEVYIVILPAFGIFSEIFATFSRKQLFGYKAMVVSIVAISVLSFLVWVHHFFTMGNSAAVNSFFSITTMAISVPTGVKIFNWLFTMYRGRISFTSPMLWALGFIPNFVIGGVTGVMLAMAAADYQYHNTYFLVSHFHYVLIAGTVFACFAGLVFWYPKMFGYKLNERIGKWFFWVFMIGFNICFFPQYFLGLQGMPRRIYTYGPEDGWTALNFISTIGAFMMGVGFIILCYNIYYSWRHAKREVSGDSWGEGRTLDWATSSAIPPHYNFAALPEVTTPDAFHHWKQNNVDVHPEKEFKKIHMPHNSGRPLIMSAFFGLGAFGLVFEWYWIGVIGLIGVFATMILRSFEYDDGYYIPVEEVIETEKKNKEAQK